In uncultured Desulfuromonas sp., the genomic stretch TGAATTTTTTCAATACGGTGAGTCGAGCTGGTGCAGACAACGTGATGCGGTGAAAACTGTCTGCTCACGCAGGTGTTACTGCCGCGCCATGTTTAAATTTTCCCAGGAGATTCGAATGGGTATAGATCAGGAATTATTACAATGGTTGGTTTGCCCCAAGTGTAAAGGGGCCGTGCAGTTGGATCATGGCGACAAGCTGCTGTGCGCAGCCTGTTCATTGCGTTACCCGGTTCGCGATGGCCTGCCGGTGATGCTGATTGATGAAGCGGAAGAGGTGGAGACCGCAACGTCGTGAGCAAA encodes the following:
- a CDS encoding Trm112 family protein; this translates as MGIDQELLQWLVCPKCKGAVQLDHGDKLLCAACSLRYPVRDGLPVMLIDEAEEVETATS